The Heyndrickxia acidicola sequence GCTAAAATAATGTGCGCAGTTCCGGTCGCTTCATCTGTAACCGGTTCCACATTGTCTGTATTCACACCATTCTTACAGAAATTGTCTAAAATTTCTTTCCCATATACATCTGTCCCTACACAGCCGATCATATCTACCTGTGCTCCCAGCCGGGCAGCGGCAACAGCCTGATTGGCCCCTTTTCCGCCCGGCACTGTGTTAAAGGATTTTCCCAATACGGTTTCCCCGGCGATTGGGCGCTTGTCTGAGCTTACCACTAAATCCATGGATGAACTGCCAATCACTGCTATTTTCACCATGTTACATCTCCACCTTTCTGGTTGTTTCTCTTTCTTTAAATGAAACGGGCAATACAATTTGCTTCGCTTCATTGGATGAATGAAGAATATTTTCAATTAATAGCTTGGCTGCTTCAGCACCCATTTGATATGCAGGCTGATGAATGGTCGAAAGAGCCGGGTAAAGCAGTTCACAAACCGGAATATCATCAAAACCAACGATCTGCAAATTTTCAGGAATATTTTTCCCTCTCTTAAGGGCCTCCCTGAGAACAGCAGAAGCCACAATATCGTTAGAAGCCACGATTCCATCGGTTTCAGGATACATGTCAAATAGCTGTTTCGCTGTCTCATTTGCCCCTTTAAAGGAAAAGGAGGTATTGACTACTTGAAAGACGGCATTCGACCTTCCTAGCACATCTAGAGCAGCAAGAAACCTTTCTTGAGCGGTACGGACATGCTGCGGTCCTCTGAGTAACGTGATATTGTTACTCCCGCGGGCAAGCAGGATCTCGGCGGCAAGCCTTCCGCCTCCTGCTTGATCTGCATAAACGGAAGGATAATTCTCAGTAACCCTGTCCAAAAGAACAACGGGAATTTTCAAAGCTTCCCAAAGGCTTGTGTCTTCGCCGCTGGTACTGATCATGCCGATCACATTATGCTGTATGAAGGTTTCTATATAATTGATTTCTTTTTCTCTATTTTCATCGCTGTTACCAATGATCAAACGGTACCCCTGCTCCTGTAAAAAGTCCTCGACTCCTCTTGCAAGCTCTGGAAAAAAGGGATTCGTTATATCTGGTATCACAAGGCCGATCAGCTTCGATTTCCGGTTAAAAAGAGAACGGGCTATCTCATTTGGGCGGTAGTCAAGCTTTTTAATAGCAGCATCCACCGCTTTCCTCGTATCTTCGTGTACATATCCATTGCCATTTAATACGCGGGAAACCGTAGCGACCGAAACGCCCGCTTCCTTTGCCACCTCTTTAATCGTTGCCATTTGCCTCACCGCTTTTCTTATGTAAATTCATGTGTAACCGATTACACAATAACAATAACACAAAGTTATTGTAAGCGCAAACAAAAAAATCCCCTAATTTCATGAGAAAAGCAAGTGCCTTTCTCTTCTCAACTATTTATTTCCTTACATATCTAATGATTCCCTTATCAATTTAAATGTTCTTTAATATACAGTGGTGCACTAGAACTCACGCAAAAATATTGATTTCAAATGTTTAAGAACGATATTCCTTTGTATTTGAATCTAAAAAGAACCATTGCCTCAATGTTTTTAAGCAAGCCGTGCTAAGAATAAAAGCAGCCAGAATCATTACAACCGAACCACCTATAATCACTGACCGTAACGAAAACCATTGTGCCGAAGTTCCGATTATTAAGGTTACTGCCATTACCAATCCTCCTTCAACAAGGTCAAGGATACTTCCTGCCCTCCCCATTATATCAGCGGGAAGATAATGTTGATAAAATGTCAGTATGCCTGTATTAGCATACGCTTGAAAAAATGAAAGAACAAAGAATCCAGATGCTGCTGCCAGAAAACTGCCAGAAATAGAGTAAATGAAATAGCCCATGGAAACAAACATAGGACTTATCCCTATTAGAATTGACAAAGGAATTTTCTTTACGAGTGCTGTATTGGAAATAGAACCTGCTAAAAACCCAATACCTGCTATACTGACAAGCAAGCCATATCGACTATTTGATAGATGCAATACTTGCTTTGAGAATGCAGCTTCCAAGGAATCAATGGCTGAGGGCATGACCGTTAATATAAAGGTGAAAAGGCCATAAATTAGAATAAAGTATATGTTTCGACTGAAATAGCCCTCTACAACCTGCCAATCCTTTTTCAATAACGCCAAAGAAAAT is a genomic window containing:
- a CDS encoding LacI family DNA-binding transcriptional regulator, which translates into the protein MATIKEVAKEAGVSVATVSRVLNGNGYVHEDTRKAVDAAIKKLDYRPNEIARSLFNRKSKLIGLVIPDITNPFFPELARGVEDFLQEQGYRLIIGNSDENREKEINYIETFIQHNVIGMISTSGEDTSLWEALKIPVVLLDRVTENYPSVYADQAGGGRLAAEILLARGSNNITLLRGPQHVRTAQERFLAALDVLGRSNAVFQVVNTSFSFKGANETAKQLFDMYPETDGIVASNDIVASAVLREALKRGKNIPENLQIVGFDDIPVCELLYPALSTIHQPAYQMGAEAAKLLIENILHSSNEAKQIVLPVSFKERETTRKVEM
- a CDS encoding MFS transporter, giving the protein MDITKRRTSKESVLLLCGIGVSNMGDWIYLIALNLIVLDMTHSPFAVAVLYILKPAASIFANAWCGSLVDRVNKRRLMMVLDLLRAFLLLLLYVHPSLWLVYTIVFIVNMGGAAFKHGSMVYLTKLIPSHSRKRFNAIQSLIGSGAFLLGPAIAGMLFLISSPLNAILINAISFFISGCIMLMLPNVDEKGEDKPPERFSLALLKKDWQVVEGYFSRNIYFILIYGLFTFILTVMPSAIDSLEAAFSKQVLHLSNSRYGLLVSIAGIGFLAGSISNTALVKKIPLSILIGISPMFVSMGYFIYSISGSFLAAASGFFVLSFFQAYANTGILTFYQHYLPADIMGRAGSILDLVEGGLVMAVTLIIGTSAQWFSLRSVIIGGSVVMILAAFILSTACLKTLRQWFFLDSNTKEYRS